The genome window CCGCCGGCGAACACGGCGAACTGCTCGTGCGCCATGCGGGGGACGATCCGCGCTACGGCTTCTTTGCCGGTTACCTGAAAGATGAAGCCGCCACCAACGAAGCCTGGCAGGACGGCTGGTTCCATACGGGCGACATCGTGCGCCGCGAAGCCGATGGCGCCCTGCGCTTTGTCGACCGTAAAAAGAACGTGATCCGCCGCAGCGGCGAGAACATTTCGGCCGTGGAAGTGGAAAGCGTGCTGATGCAGCATCCGCTCGTGAAAGCCGTGGCCGTGGCCGCCGTGCCCGATCCCGTGCGCGGGGACGAGGTCCTGGCCTGCGTGGTGGCGGAAACCCTGCCCGCTGATGACGCTGGCCTGGCCGAGGCCGCGCGCAGCATCGTCCAATGGAGCCTGGAACAGCTGGCCTATTACAAGGCGCCAGGTTATGTCGCCTTCGTGGATAGCCTGCCGCTGACCACCACCAACAAGATTCAGCGCGGCGAGATGAAGACGCTGGCACCAACCCTGCCCGGCACGGCTCGCTGCGTGGATACCAATTCCATGAAGAAACGCCAGGAGCCAGCGCGATGACGCGAAAAGCTTACGACGGCGTTGTGGCGGCCTTGCCCGTCACCATTCCCTACGAGCGCTATTCGACACACGCCGCCCACTGGTGGCTGGGCCGCGCGCTGGGCGCGCTGATCCGGCAGTCGGGCGTGGCGAAGACGGACGTAGACGGCCTGTGCGTGTCCAGCTTCACCCTGGCGCCGGATACCGCCGTGGGACTGGTCCAGCACCTGGGCATGAGCCCGCGCTGGCTGGACCACATTCCCATGGGCGGCGCCAGCGGCGTTGCCGCGCTACGCCGTGCCGCCCGCGCCGTGCAGGCAGGCGATGCGAATATCGTGGCCTGCATTGCAGGCGACACCAACCACGTGGACTCGTTCCGCAACACGGTCAGCCAGTTTTCGCGTTTTGCGCAGGACGCTGTCTACCCCTATGGCGCGGGCGGCCCCAACGCCAGTTTCGCGCTGTTGACCGCGAACTACATGCGAACCACCGGCGCCACGCGGGAAGACTTCGGAAAACTGTGCGTAGCGCAGCGCGACAACGCCCTGCGCTATCCCCATGCGCTCATGAAAAAGCCGCTGACACTCGCCCAGTACCTGGATGCCCGCGTCATCACCGACCCGATCCATTTGTTCGACTGCGTGATGCCTTGCGCGGGCGCCGACGGGTTCCTGGTCATGAGCGAAGACCGGGCGCGGGCGCTGAAGCTGCCCTACGCCCGCATTCTGTCCACCATCGAACGCCACAACGCCTGGATCGACGACCCCATCCAGACACGCGGCGGCTGGACCATGGATGTGGACGAACTGTATGGCCAAGCCAACGCCGCCCCCGCTGACATGGACTTCCTGCAGGCCTATGACGATTACCCCGTCATCAACCTGATGCAGATCGAAGACTTGGGTTTCTGCGAAAAAGGCAGCGCGCCGGACTTCGTGCGGAACAACACCTTCACGGTGGACGGCAGCTTTCCCTTCAACACCAACGGTGGCCAGTTGTCGGTAGGCCAAGCTGGCGCCGCAGGCGGCTATCTGGGCCTGATCGAAGCGTTGCGCCAACTGAGCGGCACCGCCGGCGGCACGCAGGTCGCGGATGCTCGCGTAGGCATGGTCAGCGGTTTTGGCATGATCAATTACGACCGGGGGCTGTGCACCGCCGCCGCCATTCTGGCAAGGAGCGACGCATGACCGAGCCGCTAGCCAAACCGCCCCGCAAGAACCCGGTTGCGCGTACCCGGCAGCCTACGCTGCCGCCCGGCTGGCGCAGCCGCAGCGCCTTGGGGCTGACTGCCGCTGCCGCCGAAGGCCGCTTCGACTTGCAAACCTGCGCCGATTGCGGCGCCGTGCAGTATCCCCCCCGCGAAGTCTGCGGCCACTGCCTGTCCGAACACTTGCCCTGGCGCGCCGCCGATCCTTGCGGCGTGCTGCTGGTCAGCACCACCTTGCATCACAGCAACGATCTGTACTTCCGCGAACGCCTGCCCTGGCGAGTGGGCACGGTACGCATGGATGCTGGCCCCTCTGTCGTGGCGCACATCCACCAGGACTGCACGGATCGCGCACGCGTACGTCTGACACTGAAACTGGACCGTAGCGGCCAAGCCGTCATGATCGCCCTGCCTGAAAGGAATACGCCGAATATGGAAGACGACAAGACGCTGCGCGAGACCTCGTGCGATCCAAAGTTTCGCCGTGCGCTGGTCACGGACGGTAAGTCGGCCGTGGGCCTCGCGGTTGCGCGCGCCCTGTTGGATGCCGGTTGCCCCACGGTATTCCTGGGTGATCCGCAAGCCTGGAAGCGCGATGCGGCCTTTGATGCGCTGGCGGCCGATCCGCGTGTGCAAACGGTGACGCTGAACGTGACCGACACTGATTCCGTCGAACGCGTGGCGGCATCCATTGGCGGCATGGTCGAGATCCTGGTGAACACGGCGGACCTTGAACGCGAAGGCGGTCTGCTGAACCGCAAGGACGTAAACACCGCCCGCGACGCCATGGACGTGAACGTGCTGGGGCTGATGCGTCTGGCCCAGAGCTTCGGTCCGGCGCTGTGCGGCCGCGCTGCGGACGGCGTGAACAGCGCTACCGCCTGGGTCAACGTGCTGTCGATTTACGCGCACATGAACCTGCCGTCGCGCGGCATGTGGTCGGCATCCAAGGCCGCCGCCCTGTCGCTGGCCCAATGCCTGCGCGCCGAGATGCGCAGCGCGGGCGTGCGGGTGGTGAACGTGTTCCCCGGCCCGGTCGACCATGAATGGGAACAGCTCACCCCGCCCCCACGGGTCGCGCCTGCGGCGATTGCCGCCGCCATCGTGCGCGCGCTGAAAGACGGGATCGAAGACGTCTACGTGGGCGACGCCGCGCAGGAGTTCCGCGCCAGATTGGCGGAAAACCCCAAGGGACTGGAACGGGAACTGGGCGCCTGACGGCCCGATTCCGCATACATACGAACCAAGAGGAGCAACAGCATGAGCCAGAACATTCTTGCCCAATTCATGTCGGAACTCGTGTCCGGACGCATCGGTCTGGTAGACCTGACCGAAACGCTGACACCGGAATTTCCCACTATCGTGCTGCCTCCCGAGTTCGGCCAAGCCTGGCCGTTCCGCATCGAGGAAATCTCGCGCTATGACGAGCGCGGCCCGGCTTGGTATTGGAACAACTTCTCGTGCTCGGAACACACGGGCACGCACTTCGATGCGCCCGCCCACTGGGTGACGGGCAAGGACCT of Achromobacter seleniivolatilans contains these proteins:
- a CDS encoding thiolase family protein; the encoded protein is MTRKAYDGVVAALPVTIPYERYSTHAAHWWLGRALGALIRQSGVAKTDVDGLCVSSFTLAPDTAVGLVQHLGMSPRWLDHIPMGGASGVAALRRAARAVQAGDANIVACIAGDTNHVDSFRNTVSQFSRFAQDAVYPYGAGGPNASFALLTANYMRTTGATREDFGKLCVAQRDNALRYPHALMKKPLTLAQYLDARVITDPIHLFDCVMPCAGADGFLVMSEDRARALKLPYARILSTIERHNAWIDDPIQTRGGWTMDVDELYGQANAAPADMDFLQAYDDYPVINLMQIEDLGFCEKGSAPDFVRNNTFTVDGSFPFNTNGGQLSVGQAGAAGGYLGLIEALRQLSGTAGGTQVADARVGMVSGFGMINYDRGLCTAAAILARSDA
- a CDS encoding SDR family NAD(P)-dependent oxidoreductase, which codes for MTEPLAKPPRKNPVARTRQPTLPPGWRSRSALGLTAAAAEGRFDLQTCADCGAVQYPPREVCGHCLSEHLPWRAADPCGVLLVSTTLHHSNDLYFRERLPWRVGTVRMDAGPSVVAHIHQDCTDRARVRLTLKLDRSGQAVMIALPERNTPNMEDDKTLRETSCDPKFRRALVTDGKSAVGLAVARALLDAGCPTVFLGDPQAWKRDAAFDALAADPRVQTVTLNVTDTDSVERVAASIGGMVEILVNTADLEREGGLLNRKDVNTARDAMDVNVLGLMRLAQSFGPALCGRAADGVNSATAWVNVLSIYAHMNLPSRGMWSASKAAALSLAQCLRAEMRSAGVRVVNVFPGPVDHEWEQLTPPPRVAPAAIAAAIVRALKDGIEDVYVGDAAQEFRARLAENPKGLERELGA